Proteins encoded together in one Terriglobales bacterium window:
- a CDS encoding MerR family transcriptional regulator — protein sequence MATAAKSRARKKAAEVVIPDKLYFRIGEVARLCRLPAYVLRFWETEFPQLKPTKSSTGQRMYRRRDVESVLRIKQLLYDQGFTIAGARQVLSRDARGPKSQSALPFLAPPDPSSLRQVRAGLKDLLTLLSARR from the coding sequence ATGGCTACTGCCGCCAAGTCACGCGCCCGGAAGAAAGCCGCCGAGGTCGTCATCCCCGACAAGCTCTACTTCCGCATCGGCGAGGTGGCGCGCCTGTGCCGCCTGCCCGCCTACGTCCTGCGCTTCTGGGAGACGGAGTTCCCCCAGTTGAAGCCCACCAAGTCCAGCACTGGGCAGCGCATGTATCGCCGGCGCGATGTGGAGAGCGTGTTGCGCATCAAGCAACTGCTCTACGACCAGGGATTCACCATCGCCGGGGCACGGCAAGTGCTGTCCCGCGATGCGCGGGGGCCGAAGTCGCAGAGTGCGCTGCCATTCCTGGCGCCGCCCGATCCCAGCTCGCTGCGGCAGGTGCGCGCCGGGCTCAAGGACTTGCTCACCCTGCTCTCCGCCCGCCGCTGA